A genomic window from Sceloporus undulatus isolate JIND9_A2432 ecotype Alabama chromosome 9, SceUnd_v1.1, whole genome shotgun sequence includes:
- the ZFTA gene encoding zinc finger translocation-associated protein isoform X1, which produces METLPSLSSIKREPPEPEELSFPEPQSDPQNHDELSSGHPLWPAGNGLLRGNAKDPSALLASGRKYSDHCEERASRPGKSRIPGRDHRRYYHEHWRAEYLMDFNAARHGMICMVCGSSLATLKLSTIKRHIRQKHPYSLAWSAHEKEVIMNSWDAHLGLETEAEGAQDSSEASDAQQGSHGGDLSFGGGRRRRRGPAPLSSRGGRRPSGLALKVSSDGEARNLERYLKESLQSWFQSEFLMDYDPQGNRLFCMMCGSSLPSLNLDDIKRHVMDAHPSSLGFSPAEKAAILEAWNSRASTMAVKDRNAGEDEAEEAEDDDDEDEDEDEEETSVEVGLQSSPQDLRVKEVAPSPSSDRPAGEDGSEEAGLWDSEGSSPLTQARGRDHRRYFQEHWRVEYLMDYNGLRHGLVCMVCGSALATLKMSTIKRHIQQKHPDSTLLSHQMKAMIVQEWNLKVARMGHMEDFLPKSDTEADKVMTPGHPEHDLKPSLVAKEDVATSPGAEKEEDAPSGRRLVPFQQSPEATSLAMGTPSRRWQRRNYQPRWREEYLMDYDEQRHGLICMVCGGTLATLKVSTIKRHILQVHRFSLDYTELEKRTILEAYGEKDMLRKTRGPRPRLSPVTTATTATSTSLDSEPRDVKPNVQEMGKMPFGYNLSICTV; this is translated from the exons ATGGAgacccttcccagcctctcctcCATCAAGAGGGAGCCCCCAGAGCCAG AAGAGTTGTCCTTCCCAGAACCGCAATCGGATCCTCAGAACCACGATGAACTGAGTTCTGGACATCCTCTGTGGCCAGCTGGGAATGGCCTCTTGCGTGGGAATGCCAAGGATCCCTCTGCGCTCCTTGCCAGCGGGCGGAAATACTCGGACCACTGTGAAGAACGGGCTTCGAGGCCCGGCAAGAGCCGTATCCCCGGTCGGGACCACCGGCGCTACTACCATGAGCACTGGAGGGCCGAGTATCTGATGGACTTCAACGCAGCTCGGCACGGCATGATCTGCATGGTGTGTGGGAGCTCGCTGGCCACCCTCAAGCTCAGCACCATCAAAAGGCACATCCGGCAAAAGCACCCGTACTCCCTGGCATGGAGCGCACACGAGAAGGAGGTCATCATGAACAGCTGGGATGCCCATTTGGGGCTCGAGACAGAGGCGGAAGGTGCCCAGGATTCATCCGAAGCATCCGATGCTCAGCAGGGGAGCCATG GGGGAGACCTGTCCTTTGGTGGAGGCCGCAGGAGGCGACGTGGCCCAGcacctctttcctctcgtggggGGCGAAGGCCATCTGGCCTGGCTTTGAAAGTCTCCTCGGATGGAGAAGCCCGGAATTTGGAGCGTTATCTGAAAGAGTCTCTCCAGAGCTGGTTCCAGTCTGAGTTCCTGATGGACTATGACCCTCAAGGGAACAGGCTCTTTTGCATGATGTGCGGCTCTTCCTTACCCAGCCTCAACTTGGATGACATCAAGCGCCATGTGATGGATGCCCACCCCAGTTCGCTGGGCTTCAGCCCCGCTGAAAAGGCCGCCATCTTGGAGGCGTGGAATTCCCGCGCGTCCACAATGGCTGTCAAAGACAGGAATGCAGGGGAAGATGAAGCAGAAGAGGCGGAGGATGATGACGacgaggatgaggatgaagatgaggaggagacTTCCGTGG AAGTTGGCTTGCAGAGCTCCCCTCAGGACCTGCGAGTGAAAGAAGTGGCTCCGTCTCCATCTTCCGACCGCCCTGCTGGTGAGGACGGGTCCGAAGAAGCTGGCCTTTGGGACTCAGAAGGCAGCAGTCCTCTTACTCAGGCCCGCGGCCGGGACCACCGTCGCTACTTCCAGGAGCACTGGCGGGTGGAGTACCTAATGGACTACAACGGTTTGCGCCACGGACTGGTGTGCATGGTATGCGGGAGTGCGCTCGCCACACTCAAAATGAGCACCATCAAACGGCACATCCAGCAGAAGCACCCCGACTCCACGCTTTTGAGCCACCAAATGAAGGCCATGATTGTCCAGGAGTGGAATCTTAAAGTTGCCCGCATGGGACACATGGAGGACTTCCTGCCCAAATCGGACACTGAGGCAGACAAAG tgatGACACCTGGTCACCCAGAGCATGACCTCAAGCCATCCTTGGTGGCCAAGGAAGATGTGGCAACATCCCCAGgagctgaaaaagaagaagatgcgCCATCAGGAAGAAGACTGGTTCCTTTCCAGCAGTCCCCAGAGGCTACATCTCTGGCAATGGGGACCCCATCCCGGCGGTGGCAGCGTCGGAACTACCAGCCGCGTTGGCGAGAGGAGTACCTGATGGACTACGACGAGCAGCGTCACGGACTGATTTGTATGGTTTGCGGGGGCACCTTGGCAACCCTGAAAGTCAGCACCATCAAACGGCACATCCTGCAGGTGCATCGGTTCTCTCTGGACTACACCGAGCTGGAGAAACGGACCATCCTCGAGGCTTACGGCGAGAAAGACATGCTGCGGAAAACCCGGGGACCGAGACCGAGACTGAGTCCTGTTACCACCGCCACCACGGCCACCAGCACCAGCCTTGACTCTGAGCCCCGTGACGTCAAGCCAAACGTCCAAGAAATGGGGAAGATGCCGTTTGGGTACAATTTGTCCATATGTACAGTGTAA
- the ZFTA gene encoding zinc finger translocation-associated protein isoform X2: METLPSLSSIKREPPEPAEELSFPEPQSDPQNHDELSSGHPLWPAGNGLLRGNAKDPSALLASGRKYSDHCEERASRPGKSRIPGRDHRRYYHEHWRAEYLMDFNAARHGMICMVCGSSLATLKLSTIKRHIRQKHPYSLAWSAHEKEVIMNSWDAHLGLETEAEGAQDSSEASDAQQGSHGGDLSFGGGRRRRRGPAPLSSRGGRRPSGLALKVSSDGEARNLERYLKESLQSWFQSEFLMDYDPQGNRLFCMMCGSSLPSLNLDDIKRHVMDAHPSSLGFSPAEKAAILEAWNSRASTMAVKDRNAGEDEAEEAEDDDDEDEDEDEEETSVEVGLQSSPQDLRVKEVAPSPSSDRPAGEDGSEEAGLWDSEGSSPLTQARGRDHRRYFQEHWRVEYLMDYNGLRHGLVCMVCGSALATLKMSTIKRHIQQKHPDSTLLSHQMKAMIVQEWNLKVARMGHMEDFLPKSDTEADKVMTPGHPEHDLKPSLVAKEDVATSPGAEKEEDAPSGRRLVPFQQSPEATSLAMGTPSRRWQRRNYQPRWREEYLMDYDEQRHGLICMVCGGTLATLKVSTIKRHILQVHRFSLDYTELEKRTILEAYGEKDMLRKTRGPRPRLSPVTTATTATSTSLDSEPRDVKPNVQEMGKMPFGYNLSICTV, encoded by the exons ATGGAgacccttcccagcctctcctcCATCAAGAGGGAGCCCCCAGAGCCAG CAGAAGAGTTGTCCTTCCCAGAACCGCAATCGGATCCTCAGAACCACGATGAACTGAGTTCTGGACATCCTCTGTGGCCAGCTGGGAATGGCCTCTTGCGTGGGAATGCCAAGGATCCCTCTGCGCTCCTTGCCAGCGGGCGGAAATACTCGGACCACTGTGAAGAACGGGCTTCGAGGCCCGGCAAGAGCCGTATCCCCGGTCGGGACCACCGGCGCTACTACCATGAGCACTGGAGGGCCGAGTATCTGATGGACTTCAACGCAGCTCGGCACGGCATGATCTGCATGGTGTGTGGGAGCTCGCTGGCCACCCTCAAGCTCAGCACCATCAAAAGGCACATCCGGCAAAAGCACCCGTACTCCCTGGCATGGAGCGCACACGAGAAGGAGGTCATCATGAACAGCTGGGATGCCCATTTGGGGCTCGAGACAGAGGCGGAAGGTGCCCAGGATTCATCCGAAGCATCCGATGCTCAGCAGGGGAGCCATG GGGGAGACCTGTCCTTTGGTGGAGGCCGCAGGAGGCGACGTGGCCCAGcacctctttcctctcgtggggGGCGAAGGCCATCTGGCCTGGCTTTGAAAGTCTCCTCGGATGGAGAAGCCCGGAATTTGGAGCGTTATCTGAAAGAGTCTCTCCAGAGCTGGTTCCAGTCTGAGTTCCTGATGGACTATGACCCTCAAGGGAACAGGCTCTTTTGCATGATGTGCGGCTCTTCCTTACCCAGCCTCAACTTGGATGACATCAAGCGCCATGTGATGGATGCCCACCCCAGTTCGCTGGGCTTCAGCCCCGCTGAAAAGGCCGCCATCTTGGAGGCGTGGAATTCCCGCGCGTCCACAATGGCTGTCAAAGACAGGAATGCAGGGGAAGATGAAGCAGAAGAGGCGGAGGATGATGACGacgaggatgaggatgaagatgaggaggagacTTCCGTGG AAGTTGGCTTGCAGAGCTCCCCTCAGGACCTGCGAGTGAAAGAAGTGGCTCCGTCTCCATCTTCCGACCGCCCTGCTGGTGAGGACGGGTCCGAAGAAGCTGGCCTTTGGGACTCAGAAGGCAGCAGTCCTCTTACTCAGGCCCGCGGCCGGGACCACCGTCGCTACTTCCAGGAGCACTGGCGGGTGGAGTACCTAATGGACTACAACGGTTTGCGCCACGGACTGGTGTGCATGGTATGCGGGAGTGCGCTCGCCACACTCAAAATGAGCACCATCAAACGGCACATCCAGCAGAAGCACCCCGACTCCACGCTTTTGAGCCACCAAATGAAGGCCATGATTGTCCAGGAGTGGAATCTTAAAGTTGCCCGCATGGGACACATGGAGGACTTCCTGCCCAAATCGGACACTGAGGCAGACAAAG tgatGACACCTGGTCACCCAGAGCATGACCTCAAGCCATCCTTGGTGGCCAAGGAAGATGTGGCAACATCCCCAGgagctgaaaaagaagaagatgcgCCATCAGGAAGAAGACTGGTTCCTTTCCAGCAGTCCCCAGAGGCTACATCTCTGGCAATGGGGACCCCATCCCGGCGGTGGCAGCGTCGGAACTACCAGCCGCGTTGGCGAGAGGAGTACCTGATGGACTACGACGAGCAGCGTCACGGACTGATTTGTATGGTTTGCGGGGGCACCTTGGCAACCCTGAAAGTCAGCACCATCAAACGGCACATCCTGCAGGTGCATCGGTTCTCTCTGGACTACACCGAGCTGGAGAAACGGACCATCCTCGAGGCTTACGGCGAGAAAGACATGCTGCGGAAAACCCGGGGACCGAGACCGAGACTGAGTCCTGTTACCACCGCCACCACGGCCACCAGCACCAGCCTTGACTCTGAGCCCCGTGACGTCAAGCCAAACGTCCAAGAAATGGGGAAGATGCCGTTTGGGTACAATTTGTCCATATGTACAGTGTAA